In Streptomyces sp. NBC_00448, the following are encoded in one genomic region:
- the uppS gene encoding polyprenyl diphosphate synthase, protein MRMADPLYALYTRRLRRRVAASAPLPRHIGLIMDGNRRWARQMGIANPSLGHKAGGEHVEDVLSWCDRLDIRHVTVFVCSTENLARRDSAEVAFLMGLIEDLVGRRLARPDARRQMHIAGSLDALPDRTAEVLKEAVEVTRDCATGAHVTLAIGYGGRQEVVDALREHLYEQAESGRTLGELAEEIDVEDVARHLYTAGQPDPDLVIRTSGEQRMSNFLLWQSAYAELYFCEAYWPAFRELDFLRAVRSYSDRQRR, encoded by the coding sequence ATGCGCATGGCCGACCCTCTCTACGCCCTCTACACGCGGCGGTTGCGCCGCCGGGTCGCCGCGTCCGCGCCGCTGCCGCGGCACATCGGGCTGATCATGGACGGCAACCGGCGCTGGGCCCGGCAGATGGGCATCGCCAACCCGAGCCTGGGGCACAAGGCCGGCGGCGAGCACGTCGAGGACGTGCTGTCCTGGTGCGACCGCCTGGACATCCGGCACGTGACCGTCTTCGTCTGCTCCACGGAGAACCTGGCCCGCCGCGACAGCGCCGAAGTGGCCTTCCTGATGGGCCTGATCGAGGACCTGGTGGGCCGGCGCCTCGCCCGCCCGGACGCCCGCCGGCAGATGCACATCGCCGGCTCGCTGGACGCGCTGCCCGACCGTACGGCCGAGGTGCTCAAGGAGGCCGTCGAGGTGACCCGCGACTGCGCCACCGGGGCGCACGTCACGCTCGCCATCGGCTACGGAGGCCGCCAGGAGGTGGTCGACGCGCTGCGCGAACACCTCTACGAGCAGGCGGAGTCCGGCCGGACGCTGGGCGAACTCGCCGAGGAGATCGACGTCGAGGACGTGGCCCGGCACCTCTACACCGCCGGGCAGCCCGACCCCGACCTGGTCATCCGCACCAGCGGCGAGCAGCGCATGTCCAACTTCCTGCTGTGGCAGAGCGCTTACGCGGAGCTGTACTTCTGCGAGGCGTACTGGCCCGCCTTCCGCGAGCTGGACTTCCTCCGCGCGGTGCGCAGCTACTCCGACCGCCAGCGCCGCTGA
- a CDS encoding MFS transporter yields the protein MAARPGAASYRSALRTPGASAFFLAAAPARVGVAMAGLGIVWLIHGETGSFGVAGLVTGAYAVAETLVGPQTARLMDRLGQPRVLVPLLCAHAVALAALVTLALVGAPTASLMAAGLAAGATIPQVGALSAARWSVLLHGRPELPAAFALETISSDAAFLLGPALAVLSATRLHPAAGTVLAGALVVGGGLAFAAQRRTTPAPAGPPGGPSAGPPAPARTPTTARPRTLWTRNFATLLAVNLALGVFFGSTQVSVSAFADAHHAASSAGLLYGLMSAASLLAGLAYGRHRPHTPPAAQLPLILSFLAGASLLPLLADTPLWLGCALLLPGVGVAPCIIVCSTLVESVVDRSVLTQSFTWTNSACAAGIAVSAAAVGRLVDGPAGARAGFSVPLLALTATAALTWSARRTLTAAASTSEAAKAVTAVTDPTKAAP from the coding sequence GTGGCGGCTCGGCCGGGAGCGGCTTCCTACCGTTCCGCCCTGCGGACCCCCGGCGCGTCGGCCTTCTTCCTGGCCGCCGCCCCCGCCCGGGTCGGCGTGGCCATGGCCGGCCTCGGCATCGTCTGGCTGATCCACGGCGAGACCGGGTCGTTCGGGGTGGCCGGCCTGGTCACCGGCGCGTACGCCGTGGCGGAGACCCTGGTGGGCCCGCAGACGGCCCGCCTCATGGACCGGCTCGGGCAGCCGCGCGTCCTCGTCCCCCTCCTGTGCGCGCACGCCGTCGCGCTCGCCGCCCTCGTCACGCTGGCCTTGGTGGGGGCGCCCACGGCGTCGCTGATGGCGGCCGGCCTCGCCGCCGGCGCGACCATCCCGCAGGTCGGCGCGCTCTCGGCGGCCCGCTGGTCGGTGCTGCTGCACGGCAGGCCAGAACTCCCCGCGGCCTTCGCGCTCGAAACGATCAGCAGCGATGCCGCGTTCCTCCTCGGCCCCGCCCTCGCGGTGCTGTCGGCGACCCGGCTGCACCCGGCCGCGGGCACGGTACTGGCGGGGGCGCTCGTCGTCGGCGGCGGGCTGGCGTTCGCGGCGCAGCGCCGTACGACCCCGGCACCGGCCGGCCCGCCGGGAGGCCCATCCGCAGGCCCGCCCGCCCCGGCCCGTACACCCACCACGGCGCGCCCGAGGACGCTGTGGACCCGGAACTTCGCCACCCTGCTGGCGGTCAACCTCGCCCTGGGCGTCTTCTTCGGCTCGACGCAGGTCTCGGTGAGCGCCTTCGCCGACGCCCACCACGCGGCCTCCTCGGCCGGGCTCCTGTACGGACTGATGAGCGCGGCAAGCCTGTTGGCCGGGCTCGCCTACGGGCGGCACCGCCCGCACACCCCGCCCGCGGCCCAACTGCCCCTGATCCTCAGCTTTCTGGCCGGTGCGTCGCTGCTGCCGCTGCTGGCCGACACCCCCTTGTGGTTGGGCTGCGCGCTCCTGCTGCCCGGCGTGGGCGTCGCGCCGTGCATCATCGTCTGCTCGACGCTCGTCGAGTCGGTCGTGGACCGGTCGGTCCTGACCCAGTCCTTCACCTGGACGAACTCCGCGTGCGCGGCGGGCATCGCCGTCTCCGCCGCCGCGGTCGGCCGACTCGTCGACGGCCCGGCCGGCGCCCGCGCCGGCTTCAGTGTCCCCCTCCTCGCCCTGACCGCGACAGCAGCCCTGACCTGGTCCGCCCGCCGCACCCTCACCGCCGCCGCTTCAACTTCCGAAGCTGCCAAGGCCGTTACCGCGGTGACCGACCCGACGAAGGCCGCCCCTTGA
- a CDS encoding GlxA family transcriptional regulator, with the protein MPASHLHRVAVLVLEGAKPLDVGIPAQVFSTRASMPYEVRVCGAAPGLVAGGDGLSYHVADGLDALGWAEIVFIPGYRFPDREDPPRAVVDALIAAHERGARLAAISTGAFALAATGLLDGKRATTHWHYTRALAAKHPRVRVDENVLFVDEGSVLTSAGAASGIDLCLHVLRRELGVAASNHAARRLVAAPYRSGGQAQYVPRSVPEPLGERFAATREWALRRLGEPLTLDVLARHAAVSPRTFSRRFIEDTGYTPMQWVMRARVDVARELLERSERSVEQIAADVGLGTGANLRMHFQRTLGTTPSEYRRTFTRGE; encoded by the coding sequence GTGCCCGCCTCCCACCTGCATCGCGTCGCCGTCCTCGTGCTCGAAGGGGCCAAGCCGCTCGACGTCGGGATTCCCGCGCAGGTCTTCTCGACCCGCGCGAGCATGCCGTACGAGGTACGGGTGTGCGGTGCCGCGCCCGGGCTGGTCGCGGGGGGCGACGGGCTGTCGTACCACGTGGCCGACGGCCTGGACGCGCTCGGCTGGGCCGAGATCGTCTTCATCCCCGGCTACCGTTTCCCGGACCGGGAGGACCCGCCGCGGGCCGTCGTCGATGCGCTGATCGCGGCCCACGAGCGGGGCGCGCGGCTCGCCGCGATCTCGACCGGCGCGTTCGCGCTCGCCGCCACCGGCCTGCTCGACGGGAAGCGGGCCACCACGCACTGGCACTACACCCGCGCGCTCGCGGCGAAGCATCCGCGGGTCCGGGTCGACGAGAACGTCCTGTTCGTGGACGAGGGCAGCGTGCTGACGTCGGCCGGCGCCGCCTCGGGGATCGACCTGTGCCTGCACGTGCTGCGCCGCGAGCTGGGGGTGGCCGCGTCGAACCACGCGGCCAGGCGCCTGGTGGCGGCCCCGTACCGCAGCGGCGGCCAGGCGCAGTACGTGCCGCGCAGCGTGCCCGAGCCGCTGGGGGAGCGGTTCGCCGCCACCCGCGAGTGGGCGCTGCGCCGGCTCGGCGAGCCGCTCACCCTCGACGTGCTGGCCCGGCATGCGGCGGTGTCGCCCCGTACGTTCTCGCGCCGCTTCATCGAGGACACCGGGTACACGCCGATGCAGTGGGTGATGCGGGCCCGGGTGGACGTGGCGCGCGAGCTGCTGGAACGGTCCGAGCGGAGCGTCGAGCAGATCGCGGCGGACGTGGGACTGGGCACGGGGGCGAACCTGCGGATGCACTTCCAGCGCACGCTGGGGACGACGCCGAGCGAGTACCGGCGTACGTTCACGCGCGGCGAGTAG
- the gap gene encoding type I glyceraldehyde-3-phosphate dehydrogenase has protein sequence MTRIAINGFGRIGRNVLRALLERDTDLEVVAVNDLTEPAALARLIAFDSTSGRLGRPVSVDGDVLVVDGRRIKVLAEREPAQLPWADLGVDIVLESTGRFTSAKAARAHLDAGARKVLVSAPSDGADVTLAFGVNTDAYDPALHTIVSNASCTTNALAPLAAVLHDLAGIEHGFMTTVHAYTQEQNLQDGPHRDPRRARAAGVNIVPTTTGAAKAIGLVLPDLDGKLSGDSIRVPVPVGSIVELNTTVSRDVTREDVLAAYRTAAQGPLAGVLEYSEDALVSSDITGNPASAIFDSALTRVDGRHIKVVAWYDNEWGFSNRVIDTLQLLTTT, from the coding sequence ATGACCCGCATCGCCATCAACGGATTCGGCCGCATCGGGCGCAACGTGCTGCGCGCGCTGCTCGAACGGGACACCGACCTGGAGGTCGTGGCCGTCAACGACCTCACCGAGCCGGCCGCCCTCGCCCGCCTGATCGCCTTCGACTCGACCTCCGGCCGGCTCGGCCGCCCGGTGAGCGTCGACGGCGACGTCCTCGTGGTGGACGGCCGCCGCATCAAGGTGCTGGCCGAGCGCGAGCCGGCGCAGCTGCCGTGGGCCGACCTCGGTGTCGACATCGTGCTGGAGTCGACCGGCCGGTTCACCTCCGCGAAGGCCGCGCGCGCCCACCTCGACGCGGGTGCCCGGAAGGTCCTGGTCAGCGCGCCGTCCGACGGTGCCGACGTGACCCTCGCCTTCGGGGTCAACACCGACGCGTACGACCCGGCCCTGCACACCATCGTCTCGAACGCCTCCTGCACCACCAACGCGCTCGCGCCGCTCGCCGCCGTCCTGCACGACCTCGCCGGTATCGAGCACGGCTTCATGACGACGGTGCACGCCTACACGCAGGAGCAGAACCTCCAGGACGGCCCGCACCGCGACCCCCGCCGGGCCCGCGCCGCCGGCGTCAACATCGTGCCCACCACCACCGGCGCCGCCAAGGCGATCGGCCTGGTCCTCCCCGACCTCGACGGCAAGCTCTCGGGCGACTCGATCCGCGTGCCGGTCCCGGTCGGCTCGATCGTCGAGCTCAACACGACCGTCTCCCGCGATGTCACCCGCGAGGACGTCCTGGCGGCCTACCGCACCGCGGCGCAGGGCCCGCTCGCCGGCGTCCTCGAGTACTCCGAGGACGCCCTCGTCTCCTCCGACATCACCGGCAACCCCGCCTCCGCCATCTTCGACTCCGCCCTCACCCGCGTCGACGGCCGCCACATCAAGGTCGTCGCCTGGTACGACAACGAGTGGGGCTTCTCCAACCGCGTGATCGACACCCTCCAACTCCTCACCACCACCTGA
- a CDS encoding phospholipase C, whose product MSNTASEQAGSARSGAARTGSAHSGSARTGSAHSGSAHSGSARSGMSRRRFITSAATLAGAAGAAGVLPESLAKAAAASPAKGSLSQVKHVVYVMMENRSFDHYFGTFPGARGFSDPTAIRLPNGDPVFKQPDPANPDGYLEPFHMSTISTGAAAIPSLSHDWRDQHASWNHGAMDGWMTTHLASDGEVNGSYTMGYFTREDIPFHWALAESFTLLDNYHCSILGPTDPNRLVWMSGTNDPQGKFGGPVLETVTPNPMTHPSAAEILYDAGYSVKTYFSGATSGFNVFSWFANFQNRTTLPAALYNSVMSGGTLYGDGTPGRVGDPTSPTAAADPNLGFEEDCANGVLADVSWLYMPSAADEHPPNLPAAGAQYLASKLEALAANEDLWNSTVFVLNYDENDGFFDHVPPPVPQPHKYPEEFVTVASPKGTPGGGLPVGAGFRVPCIIVSPWTVGGRIFSEVSDHTSGLQFIETLTAAGGLSGNGPVTFTPISKWRRRTFGDFTGALRLHDRKPAPSNPQFEPGTTAANLAAQTTAAAQPMPPRPGATQTMPKQSHGPGTKD is encoded by the coding sequence ATGAGCAACACCGCTTCCGAACAAGCGGGTTCGGCCCGCTCGGGTGCCGCCCGCACGGGTTCGGCCCACTCCGGTTCCGCCCGCACGGGTTCGGCCCACTCCGGTTCCGCCCATTCCGGTTCCGCCCGCTCGGGCATGTCCCGCCGCCGGTTCATCACCAGTGCGGCGACGCTGGCCGGCGCCGCCGGTGCGGCCGGCGTGCTTCCGGAGAGCCTGGCGAAGGCCGCGGCCGCGAGCCCGGCCAAGGGCAGCCTGTCCCAGGTCAAGCACGTCGTGTACGTGATGATGGAGAACCGGTCGTTCGACCACTACTTCGGCACCTTCCCCGGCGCCCGCGGGTTCAGCGACCCGACGGCCATCAGGCTGCCGAACGGCGACCCGGTCTTCAAGCAGCCCGACCCGGCCAACCCCGACGGCTACCTCGAACCGTTCCACATGTCCACCATCAGCACCGGCGCGGCCGCGATACCGTCGCTGTCGCACGACTGGCGCGACCAGCACGCCTCGTGGAACCACGGCGCGATGGACGGCTGGATGACCACCCACCTCGCCTCGGACGGCGAGGTCAACGGCTCCTACACCATGGGGTACTTCACCCGCGAGGACATCCCGTTCCACTGGGCGCTCGCCGAGTCGTTCACCCTGCTCGACAACTACCACTGCTCGATCCTGGGCCCGACGGACCCGAACCGGCTGGTGTGGATGTCCGGCACCAACGACCCGCAGGGCAAGTTCGGCGGACCGGTGCTGGAGACCGTGACGCCGAACCCGATGACGCACCCGTCGGCGGCGGAGATCCTGTACGACGCGGGGTACAGCGTCAAGACGTACTTCTCCGGCGCGACCAGCGGGTTCAACGTGTTCTCGTGGTTCGCCAACTTCCAGAACCGGACCACCCTGCCGGCCGCCCTGTACAACTCCGTCATGAGCGGCGGCACGCTGTACGGCGACGGCACGCCCGGCCGGGTCGGCGACCCCACCAGCCCGACCGCGGCGGCGGACCCGAACCTCGGGTTCGAGGAGGACTGCGCCAACGGCGTTCTCGCGGACGTGTCCTGGCTGTACATGCCGAGCGCGGCCGACGAGCACCCGCCGAACCTCCCCGCGGCCGGCGCGCAGTACCTCGCGTCGAAGCTGGAGGCGCTCGCGGCCAACGAGGACCTGTGGAACTCGACCGTGTTCGTGCTCAACTACGACGAGAACGACGGGTTCTTCGACCACGTGCCGCCGCCCGTCCCCCAACCGCACAAGTACCCCGAAGAGTTCGTGACCGTGGCCTCGCCGAAGGGCACCCCGGGCGGCGGGCTGCCGGTCGGCGCCGGCTTCCGGGTGCCGTGCATCATCGTGTCCCCCTGGACCGTGGGCGGCCGGATCTTCTCCGAGGTCTCCGACCACACCTCCGGGCTCCAGTTCATCGAAACCCTCACCGCGGCCGGCGGCCTGTCCGGCAACGGGCCGGTCACGTTCACCCCGATCAGCAAGTGGCGCCGCCGCACCTTCGGCGACTTCACCGGGGCGCTGCGCCTGCACGACCGCAAACCGGCCCCGAGCAACCCGCAGTTCGAGCCCGGCACCACGGCGGCCAACCTCGCCGCCCAGACCACGGCCGCGGCCCAGCCGATGCCGCCCCGCCCGGGAGCGACCCAGACCATGCCGAAGCAATCCCACGGCCCCGGCACCAAGGACTGA
- a CDS encoding NHL domain-containing protein → MISHFKVGWRTVAAVAAALTVLGLAGADAEGSTATAATTGQRYSAGCPAADVVTPALNSNLIANPGAEDFTAVTSLGAPAGDTQDVPDCWEASSPMNAPGAVLESTSSSAPGQTGSRTFYGGYDYDSPQVSIVGVTTTATQMIDVSPLDAGGKSFTLTGAIGGYTTQSDYATVTAAFQDADGATLGSAALAPVNAAQRGNITSLIPEAAAGTVPAGTKKIFVTVASTGVSAGYGIDGRADNLNLTIAPSDSGQHYTAPCPAADQVTPALNANLIANPGAEDHTPVTSLGAPAGDDQTVADCWTSASPLDAPDGTQESAPSTSPGVTGDRVFYGGSNPDGVSAAGMVTSGTQLVDVGSLHADGQPYKLTGQVGGSASQGDFAQVIATFEGTDGATLGTASIGPATAAQRDNTSALLSDGTYGTIPAGTQKVLVTIITAAVDDDRDSDGAADNLNLTIGQKSVGQTYTAPCPAADQVTPALNANLIANPGAEDYTAATALGAPLGDDQTVADCWTSASPLNAPDGTQESRASTYPGVTGSRVFYGGTNPSTVSIPGIATTGTQTIDVGSLGTGSQPFKLAGDLGGYSTQSDYATVTATFEDAKGATLGAGIIGPVTAAQRNNVSSLVHQAWYGTVPAGAAKILVTVATVGVSSGANSDGTADNLSLTIGSGAVPSGPVLQTMPYASVGDIPGTHVDPGTGAVVPNVTPGSLYRPAGVSVGGNSAQGTQAKADVRAELTSVGDGSVYVSNTGDNVVAKLRNGDTAIIAGSLEDNGEKGDRGKATDATLYQPAGTAVDASGDVFIADSGDNVVREITPDGLIRRFAGTGTAGRRTSSSALSTQLDGPAAVAVDAARNVYVSDTHNNRVVEVSSKGKVVRVIGTGRAGYAGDGKAATRAQLNQPNGLALDAKGNLYIADSANNVIRRVDARTGTVTTVAGNHAAAKASDGLGGFAGDGGPATAARLNDPQGVTVDGAGDLFVADTFNNAIRQVTPDGTITTVVNSSAAPGGESSGAAPAASKLNTPIAVAVDLSTHLLYIADTHNNAVAQVLGVAQSGAAAGPVAPAKS, encoded by the coding sequence ATGATCTCTCACTTCAAGGTCGGCTGGAGAACCGTGGCGGCAGTCGCCGCGGCGCTGACCGTCCTCGGCCTCGCAGGGGCCGACGCCGAAGGCAGTACCGCCACCGCGGCGACCACCGGCCAGCGGTACTCCGCCGGCTGCCCGGCCGCGGACGTGGTGACTCCCGCCCTGAACAGCAATCTGATCGCCAACCCCGGCGCCGAGGACTTCACCGCGGTCACCTCGCTCGGCGCACCGGCCGGGGACACGCAGGACGTCCCCGACTGCTGGGAGGCGTCCTCTCCGATGAACGCGCCGGGCGCGGTCCTGGAGTCGACCTCGTCGTCGGCTCCCGGCCAGACCGGCAGCCGCACCTTCTACGGCGGCTACGACTACGACTCCCCGCAGGTCTCGATCGTGGGCGTCACCACCACGGCCACCCAGATGATCGACGTCAGCCCGCTGGACGCGGGCGGCAAGTCGTTCACGCTGACCGGCGCGATCGGCGGCTACACCACCCAGAGCGACTACGCCACCGTCACCGCCGCGTTCCAGGACGCCGACGGCGCCACCCTCGGCTCCGCGGCCCTGGCCCCGGTCAACGCCGCCCAGCGCGGCAACATCACCAGCCTGATTCCGGAAGCGGCGGCCGGCACGGTCCCGGCCGGCACGAAGAAGATCTTCGTCACCGTGGCGTCGACCGGCGTCAGCGCCGGCTACGGCATCGACGGCCGGGCCGACAACCTGAACCTGACGATCGCCCCGAGCGATTCGGGCCAGCACTACACCGCACCCTGCCCGGCCGCCGACCAGGTCACCCCGGCGCTCAACGCCAACCTGATCGCCAACCCCGGCGCCGAGGACCACACCCCGGTCACCTCGCTCGGCGCGCCGGCCGGCGACGACCAGACCGTCGCCGACTGCTGGACCAGCGCCTCCCCGCTCGACGCACCCGACGGCACGCAGGAGTCGGCGCCCTCGACCTCACCCGGCGTCACCGGTGACCGGGTCTTCTACGGCGGCTCGAACCCCGACGGCGTCTCGGCCGCGGGCATGGTCACCAGCGGCACCCAGCTCGTCGACGTCGGCTCGCTGCACGCGGACGGGCAGCCGTACAAGCTGACCGGCCAGGTGGGCGGCAGCGCGTCGCAGGGCGACTTCGCACAGGTCATCGCCACGTTCGAGGGCACGGACGGCGCGACTCTCGGCACGGCGTCCATCGGCCCGGCCACCGCGGCCCAGCGCGACAACACCTCCGCGCTGCTCTCGGACGGCACCTACGGCACGATCCCGGCCGGCACCCAGAAGGTCCTGGTCACGATCATCACGGCGGCCGTCGACGACGACCGCGACAGCGACGGCGCGGCCGACAACCTGAACCTGACCATCGGCCAGAAGTCGGTCGGCCAGACCTACACGGCGCCCTGCCCGGCTGCCGACCAGGTCACCCCGGCGCTCAACGCCAACCTGATCGCCAACCCCGGCGCCGAGGACTACACCGCGGCGACGGCGCTCGGCGCCCCGCTGGGCGACGACCAGACCGTCGCCGACTGCTGGACCAGCGCCTCCCCGCTCAACGCACCCGACGGCACGCAGGAGTCGCGGGCGTCGACGTACCCCGGCGTCACCGGCAGCCGGGTCTTCTACGGCGGCACGAACCCCAGCACCGTCTCGATCCCGGGCATCGCCACCACCGGCACGCAGACCATCGACGTCGGCTCGCTCGGCACGGGCAGCCAGCCGTTCAAGCTCGCCGGCGACCTCGGCGGCTACTCGACGCAGAGCGACTACGCGACCGTCACGGCCACGTTCGAGGACGCCAAGGGCGCCACCCTCGGCGCGGGCATCATCGGCCCGGTCACCGCGGCCCAGCGCAACAACGTCTCCAGCCTGGTCCACCAGGCGTGGTACGGCACGGTCCCGGCCGGCGCCGCGAAGATCCTCGTCACGGTGGCCACGGTCGGTGTCAGCAGCGGCGCCAACAGCGACGGCACGGCCGACAACCTGAGCCTGACCATCGGGTCGGGCGCGGTGCCGTCGGGTCCGGTCCTCCAGACGATGCCGTACGCGTCGGTCGGTGACATTCCGGGCACCCACGTGGACCCGGGCACCGGCGCCGTCGTCCCCAACGTCACGCCGGGCTCGCTGTACCGGCCCGCGGGCGTGTCCGTCGGCGGCAACTCCGCGCAGGGGACGCAGGCGAAGGCCGACGTCCGGGCGGAGCTGACCAGCGTCGGCGACGGCTCGGTGTACGTCTCGAACACCGGCGACAACGTGGTGGCCAAGCTGCGCAACGGCGACACCGCGATCATCGCCGGCTCCCTGGAGGACAACGGGGAGAAGGGCGACCGCGGCAAGGCCACCGACGCGACGCTGTACCAGCCGGCCGGCACCGCGGTGGACGCGAGCGGCGACGTCTTCATCGCGGACAGCGGCGACAACGTGGTCCGCGAGATCACCCCGGACGGGCTGATCCGGCGGTTCGCCGGCACCGGGACCGCAGGCCGCAGGACCTCCTCCAGCGCGCTGTCGACCCAACTCGACGGCCCCGCGGCGGTGGCGGTCGACGCGGCGAGGAACGTGTACGTCTCCGACACCCACAACAACCGGGTGGTCGAGGTGTCCTCGAAGGGGAAGGTCGTCCGGGTGATCGGCACCGGCAGGGCCGGGTACGCCGGAGACGGCAAGGCGGCCACGCGGGCGCAGCTGAACCAGCCGAACGGGCTGGCGCTGGACGCGAAGGGCAACCTCTACATCGCGGACTCGGCCAACAACGTGATCCGCCGGGTGGACGCGAGGACCGGGACCGTCACCACGGTGGCCGGCAACCACGCCGCGGCCAAGGCGAGCGACGGGCTCGGCGGGTTCGCCGGCGACGGCGGCCCGGCCACCGCGGCACGGCTCAACGACCCGCAGGGCGTGACCGTCGACGGCGCGGGCGACCTGTTCGTCGCCGACACCTTCAACAACGCGATCCGGCAGGTCACCCCGGACGGGACCATCACCACCGTGGTGAACTCCTCGGCCGCGCCGGGCGGGGAGAGCAGCGGCGCGGCGCCGGCCGCCTCGAAGCTCAACACCCCGATCGCGGTCGCGGTGGACCTGTCCACCCACCTGCTGTACATCGCCGACACGCACAACAACGCCGTCGCCCAGGTGCTCGGTGTCGCCCAGTCCGGCGCCGCGGCCGGCCCGGTGGCCCCCGCGAAGTCCTGA
- a CDS encoding DUF5984 family protein, with protein MIRFRFGLTPLAEVEPWGAGRELHWFGLTDGWYGIDAGGHELLRYSERTVRELRGEGERDGRGAPHPYVEYYVVRLWEDLLALVSGAMEPVPPDLVGIAAEVEQEWPHLDTVETPEADAALTWHGAGYLYTGYLRIAPAVRLWRTVVGDDDTVTVAWRHEPDPEGVIEFTGPRTGRVTVPTSAFVAAVAELDRALLAAMDQRIAELAEFGAASDVRLDVEQLRRDHHERARRLPRALAHAPRTDWDAVRTGLRALLGRTP; from the coding sequence GTGATCCGTTTCCGGTTCGGGTTGACCCCGTTGGCAGAGGTCGAGCCGTGGGGCGCCGGGCGCGAACTGCACTGGTTCGGGCTGACCGACGGGTGGTACGGCATCGATGCCGGCGGCCACGAACTGCTGCGGTACTCCGAGCGGACCGTTCGGGAACTGCGCGGCGAGGGCGAGCGCGACGGCCGCGGCGCACCGCACCCGTACGTGGAGTACTACGTCGTCCGCCTGTGGGAGGACCTGCTCGCGCTCGTGTCGGGGGCGATGGAGCCGGTGCCGCCCGACCTCGTGGGCATCGCGGCTGAGGTCGAACAGGAATGGCCGCACCTCGACACCGTGGAAACCCCCGAAGCCGACGCCGCGTTGACCTGGCACGGCGCGGGCTACCTCTACACCGGCTATCTGCGCATCGCCCCGGCCGTCCGCCTCTGGCGCACCGTCGTCGGCGACGACGACACCGTGACCGTCGCCTGGCGCCATGAACCCGACCCCGAGGGCGTCATCGAGTTCACCGGCCCGCGGACCGGCCGGGTGACCGTACCGACCAGTGCCTTCGTCGCGGCCGTGGCCGAACTCGACCGCGCGCTGCTCGCCGCGATGGACCAACGCATCGCCGAACTGGCGGAGTTCGGCGCCGCGTCCGATGTCCGGCTGGACGTCGAGCAGTTGCGCCGCGACCACCACGAGCGTGCCCGCCGGCTCCCCCGCGCCCTGGCCCACGCCCCCCGCACGGACTGGGACGCCGTACGCACCGGCCTCCGCGCTCTCCTCGGCCGAACTCCCTGA
- a CDS encoding methyltransferase domain-containing protein, whose protein sequence is MRTNDAQMLVLSALADGPLHGYAVNSAVERMTGARLGRGSLSGALARLAAKRLVEYLDNRPGQRQRPLRLTAAGREVLAREARSLARTADAVFEAAVPDRIAYQDRLAATGAARAYKRAALDALAIRPGHTVLDLGCGPGTDLPALADEAGPGGTVLGVDRDPDMAARARTRTALLPSTHVQLADLHALPFPDASVDRAHTDRVLQHVADPARALAEARRVLRPGGLLVMAEPDWETLSIDHPDLDLTRAYTRHLTDRVVRNGAIGRQLPRLAAAAGFTVPAVLPVPTVFRDLRTADQVLGLQRTTERALAAGYFTPRTAAAFLDHLTRAPFFAAVTLHITTAQSPPIP, encoded by the coding sequence ATGCGGACAAACGACGCCCAGATGCTGGTGCTGAGCGCGCTGGCCGACGGGCCCCTGCACGGGTACGCCGTCAACAGCGCGGTCGAACGGATGACCGGGGCGCGGCTCGGCCGGGGCAGCCTGTCCGGCGCGCTGGCCCGGCTGGCGGCGAAGCGGCTCGTGGAGTACCTGGACAACCGGCCGGGGCAGCGGCAGCGCCCGCTGCGGCTCACCGCCGCCGGGCGGGAGGTGCTCGCCCGCGAGGCGCGGTCGCTGGCCAGGACCGCGGACGCCGTGTTCGAGGCGGCCGTGCCCGACCGGATCGCCTACCAGGACCGGCTGGCCGCCACCGGCGCCGCCCGCGCGTACAAGCGCGCCGCGCTCGACGCCCTCGCGATACGGCCCGGCCACACCGTCCTCGACCTCGGCTGCGGCCCCGGCACGGACCTGCCCGCCCTCGCGGACGAGGCCGGCCCGGGCGGCACCGTGCTCGGCGTCGACCGCGACCCCGACATGGCCGCCCGGGCCCGTACCCGTACCGCCCTCCTTCCCTCCACCCACGTCCAACTGGCCGACCTGCACGCCCTTCCCTTCCCCGACGCGAGCGTCGACCGGGCGCACACCGACCGGGTCCTCCAGCACGTGGCCGACCCCGCCCGCGCGCTCGCCGAGGCCCGCCGCGTCCTGCGCCCGGGCGGACTGCTGGTGATGGCCGAACCCGACTGGGAGACCCTCTCCATCGACCACCCCGACCTCGACCTCACCCGCGCCTACACCCGCCACCTCACCGACCGCGTGGTCCGCAACGGCGCCATCGGCCGCCAACTCCCGCGCCTCGCCGCCGCCGCGGGCTTCACCGTCCCCGCGGTCCTCCCCGTCCCCACCGTCTTCCGCGACCTGCGCACCGCCGACCAGGTCCTCGGCCTCCAGCGCACCACCGAACGCGCCCTCGCCGCCGGCTACTTCACCCCCCGCACCGCCGCCGCCTTCCTCGACCACCTCACCCGCGCCCCCTTCTTCGCCGCGGTCACCCTCCACATCACCACCGCCCAATCCCCACCCATCCCCTGA